The genomic region CTCCCTCGGCGCCATCGTGTGCCGTTCGGCCAGGACCCCGATCGCCTGCTCCACGACCACGCGCGAGTGCAGCGCGTGCTCCAGCTGCGCGATGGTGTGCCGCAGCCGCTCCACCTCGGACGCGTCCTCGGGCGCGCGTCCGGGGGCCTGCGCGCGCGGCTGCGGTACGCCCGCCTCGCTGGTGAGCAGGTCCGCGAGGACCATCGCGCTCACCAGGTCGGGGACCTCCTGCGCGGCGCCGACGCGCCAGCCGGTCGGCGTGCGCCGGACCACGCCGACGTCCGCCCCGCCGGCGACCGCCATGTCATGAGACCTCATGTCGTCCCCCAACTCAACACTCCCCGTCGTGATCGTCCTGTGCGCCGACCGGGCGGGCGTGGGGGCCGCTCGGCCGCGGTCCCGCCGCGGCCGGGGCCTCCGTCGCACCTGGGTGCTCGGGAGGCCCGAGTTCCGTCCTACGCCAACTCGGCCAGCTTCTTCTTCACCTGAGCGAGCGACGGGTTGGTCATCGCCGCTCCGTCAGAGAAGACCACCGTGGGGACCGTTTGGTTCCCTCCGTTGACCTTCATCACGAACTCGGCGGACTCCGGGTGCTCCTCGATGTTCACCTCACGTCCGGTGATCCCCTCGCGGGCCAGCTGGCTCTTGAGCCGCTTGCAGTAGCCGCACCAAGGAGTGGTGTACATCGTGAACTGGTCGGTGGCCGTCGTCGTCATCTCGCTCACGTCGTCCTGTCTACGGTCGTGGGAATCGTTCGGTCCCACATGTCAACACCACGTGGCCCGAAGCGCTTCCCATGACCGCGAGACACCCCGTGGGACGCGTCACAGGCCCGACTGGTTCTGCTGTACCGATCGTGCAAGGTCCGTCCACAGGTTCGGCCCGTGGTCGGGTTCGTTCCCGGTGACGCCCGATACTTGAGAGACTGGGGCCCACGGACCAGTACTGGCCGCCGTCGCCCACCAACACGCCCCGACCACACAGGAGCACCATGGACCCCGACCGCGTCCTGGAGGGACTGGACCCGGAGCAGACCCAGGCGGCGCGCGCACTGCGCGGCCCCGTGTGCATCCTCGCCGGAGCGGGCACGGGCAAGACGCGCGCGATCACCCACCGCATCGCCCACGCGGTCGCGAGCGGGGTCGTCTCCGAGCAGCAGATCCTGGCGGTGACCTTCACCGCACGGGCCGCGGGCGAGATGCGCGGCCGGCTGCGCGGACTGGGCGCCCCGAGGGTGCAGGCCCGCACGTTCCACTCCGCCGCGCTGCGCCAGCTCTCCTTCTTCTGGCCGCAGGTGGTCGGCGGCCCGCAGCCCACGCTCATCGAGAGCAAGATCCAGGCGGTCTCCCGCGCGGCGAACTCGGTCGGCGTGCAGCCCGACCGCACCGGACTGCGCGACCTCGCGAGCGAGATCGAGTGGGCCAAGGTCACCCAGGTGCGGCCCACCGACTACGAGCGCACCACCACCAAGCAGGGGCGCCAGACCCCGCTGCCCGCCGCCGAGGTCGCCCGGGTCTTCGAGGCCTACGAGGAGCTGCGCCGCGAGCACAACCTGCTCGACTTCGAGTCCATGCTCGAACTCACCGCGGGCATGATCACCGAGTACCCCGCGATCGCCCAGCGCGTCCGTGACCAGTACCGCTACTTCGTCGTCGACGAGTTCCAGGACGTCAACCCGCTCCAGAAGCTGCTCCTGGACGCCTGGCTGGGCGACCGCGACGACCTGTGCGTGGTGGGCGACCCCAGCCAGACCATCTACTCCTTCGCGGGCGCCACCCCCGGCTACCTCACCGGCTTCGGGGCGCGCTACCCCCACGCCACCGTCGTGGAGCTCGTACGCGACTACCGCTCCACCCCCCAGGTCGTGCGGGTGGCCAACCACGTCATCGCCCAGGCCCGCGGTACCACCTCCGCCAAGCACCTGACGCTGCGCGCCCAGCGCCCCGACGGCCCCGACCCCATGTACAAGGAGTACGACGACGAGCCCGCCGAGGCCACCGGGGTCGCCCGCCAGATCGCGGTGATGCTGGAGGGCGGCACGCCCGCCGGCGAGATCGCGGTCCTGGTGCGCACCAACTCCCAGTCGGCCGCCTACGAGCAGGCGCTGTCCGACGAGGGGGTGCCGTTCACCGTGCGCGGCACCGCGCGCTTCTTCGAGCGCCCCGAGATCAAGAAGGCCGTCCACACCCTGCGCGGTGCCCGGCACGAGGTGGCGGGGGAGGAGTCCGAGCCCCTGGTGGCCACCGTCCGCCAGCTCCTCGGCCCCCTCGGGCTCACCGAGGCCGCCCCCGAGGGACGCCAGGCCCGTGAGCGGTGGGAGTCGCTCTCGGCGCTGGCCCAGCTCGCCGAGGACATGGCCGCCACCGCGGGCGCACGCGGCCGCCCGGCCACCATGGCCGACTTCGTCGACGAGCTCGACACCCGCATGGCCACCGAGCACGCGCCCGGCTTCGAGGGCGTGACCATCGCCTCGCTGCACTCCGCCAAGGGCCTGGAGTGGGACGCCGTGTTCCTGGTCGGCCTCACCGAGGGCATGATGCCGATCATCTACGCCGAGACCGACGAGCAGGTGGAGGAGGAGCGCCGCCTGTTCTACGTCGGGGTCACCCGGGCACGCGAGAGCCTGTCCATGAGCTGGTCGCTGTCCCGGTCGCCGGGCGGGCGCCGCACCCGCAAGCCCTCCCGTTTCCTGGACGGCCTGCGCCCGGCCTCGCCCAGCACCTCCTCCCGCCGCGCCGACCGCCGTAAGGGCGGCGTCAGCCGGTGCCGCGTGTGCGGCACCTCCCTCTCCGACGCGGCCGAGCGCAAGCTGGGCCGCTGCCTGGACTGCCCCTCCAGCTACGATGAGGCGCTGTTGGAGCGGCTGCGCGACTGGCGGCGCACCAGCGCCCAGGACCAGAAGGTGCCCGCGTACGTGATCTTCACCGACGCGACCCTCCAGGCCATCGCCGAACAGGAGCCGAGCAGCGTCGCCCAGCTGTCGGCGGTATCCGGGGTCGGGGCCGTGAAGCTGGACCGCTACGGTGAGGCGGTGCTCGCGCTGGTGGCGGGCGCGGAGGCGGCCGACGTCGTCGCGGACGGCGCGGGGCCCGGAGCGGACGTGGAGGAGTCGACGCATGAGTGAGATCGCCGAGGGGCAGGGCCGGGGGCAGTCCCTGGACGACCTGCTCGCAGTGCTGGACCTGGAGCGCATCGAGGTCAACATCTTCCGGGGGTCGAGCCCGGAGGAGGGGCCCCAGCGGGTGTTCGGCGGGCTCGTCGCCGGCCAGGCGCTGGTCGCGGCGGGGCGCACCGCCCCGGAGGACCGCTACGTCCACTCCCTGCACGCCTACTTCATCCGGCCGGGCGACCCGTCGGTGCCGATCGTCTACGAGGTCGACCGGGTGCGCGACGGCCGGTCGTTCACCACCAGACGGGTGGTGGCGGTCCAGCACGGCAAGCCGATATTCACGCTGTCGGCGTCCTTCCACAAGGAGGAGCCGGGCCTGGACCACCAGATCCCCATGCCCGACGTGCCGCCGCCCGAGGAGCTGCCCAGCACCCGCGAACGGCTCCAGGAGGCGTTCGGGAAGCTGCCCGGGTTCGTCACCTGGCACCCGATCGAGCTGCGCCCCACGGGCCCGCTCTCCTTCGAGGCCGAGCGGGACCCGCGGCTGCGGACCGCCACCAACCCGGTGTGGCTCAAGGTCGACGGCAAGCTGCCCGACGACCGCCTCACCCAGGTGTGCCTGATGACCTACGCCTCGGACATGACCCTGCTCGACACAGTCCTGCTCCGGCACGGCCGCTCGTTCGCGGGCATCTCCATGGCCAGCCTCGACCACGCGATGTGGTTCCACCGCCCGTTCCGCGCCGACGAGTGGCTGCTCTACGCCCAGGAGACGCCCACCGCGCAGGGCGCGCGCGGCCTGGCCCGCGGGCTCGTCTACACCCGCGAGGGCGAACTCGTCTGCTCCGTCGTGCAGGAGGGGATGATCCGGGTGATCGACGCCGAGGGCTGGAGCTGAACGCCGCGCGAAGGCCCGGCAACACTCGCAGGCCCCGGAAGATTCCCGGGAACTCTTGGCCGGATGCGGACGTTTTCGCAGGTCAAAAATAGGTTGCTGATTTTCACGGCCAACCCATAGTGTGTACATCGTCGCCATGAACACCACTGGCACAGGTGCAAGACCCTGTCGCCCGACCCGAAGGAGGTGCCTGATCTGATGACGAACTTCACGTTGAACCACGGCTTCACCATGCCGTCGCGTCCGTGGTCCCTGACCGCTGACACGGGCACCGCCATGCGCGGTCGCGCGGACGCCACCGCCGGGGTCGGCACCATCGCCGGCGTCATCGGCGCCACCGGTGGGCGTGGACACCTGAGCTCTCTGCGAGAGCGGCAGGACGTCCAGTTCGCCCTCATCGGCACTGGCAACGGCAGTGGTGTGTCCGCTGACAGTGGCTTCGCCCTCACCGGCAAGCCCCTGGCGGATCACGCCGAAGCTGAAGCTACCCCGCGCCGTTACGGCGCACCGGGGGAGTGTCCACGGAGGATTCCGGCCTAGAGCAGGACAGGCCGAGAGTTTCGACCGTGGCCGCGGACCCCGAATCAGGGGCCGCGGCTTTCTTTGTATCTCCGTCCGTTCTCCGTCCCCCAGGGACGCGGGAGAGGACGGCGGCATCGCAAGTCCAGGTCCCTCACCGGACCGGTTCCGGTGACTGACAGCACCGACCGCGTTGTACGAAACGATCAAAGATCTTGGAGGGCACCGATGCTTGCGTCGGTCCTGGAGACGCCCTGGCTGGGCGACACCAACGTTCCCTGCCGTACCGAGCCCGACCTGTTCTTCGCCGAGGCCCCCGCGGACGTCGAGGCGGCCAAGGCCGTCTGCGGAGCCTGCCCCGTGCGTGAGCAGTGCCTGGCGGACGCGCTGGACCGCAAGGAGCCGTGGGGCGTCTGGGGCGGGCAGCTGCTCGTCGCCGGCCAGGTCGTGGCGCGCAAGCGCCCGCGCGGTCGTCCCCGGAAGAACCCCGCGCCGGTCGCGGCCTGAACCACCCCCGCCCGCCCCCACCCACTCGAAGCCACCACCGAAGGACCCACGATGATGCTGCAGGAACTGATCCGGATGTCCGACACCGAGGAACGGTCCATGGAACCGCGCGAGCGCGAGGGCCGCAGGCTCGGAGCGCGTCGGCTGCGCGCGCGCCAGCGCGCGGAGCGTCGCCTGGAAGAGGGACTCATGGAAATAGCGTGGTCGCGCCTGTGTTGAGGCGTGACCGTGCCCGCCGGAACTGAGGGACCGGACGACCGGGCGGAGGCCTCTTCAGGGGTCACCGTCCGGTCTCACTTTCATAACCGAATGATGTAATGGGATCTGCCGAACACCGCCGTGTGGCCTGTCTCACGGACGCGAGACGGCGCTGGTCAGGGACGAATGGTCGACAGGGCAGGGATTTCCGGTCGCGGAGCCTCGCTCGGTCAACCGGTGAAAGCCGTGACATACCCGGCGCCGGACACCTGTGCGAAAGCGCTCCGCTCGGCTACCGTAAACTTCGTGCCCTCGAACACCAAAATCGAGGTACGACGCAGTCCTCGCCGCCGACGCACGGTGTCGGCTTACAGGGACGGGGACACCACGGTCGTCCTCGTGCCCGCCACGTTCTCCCGCGCTGAGGAAAAGCGATGGGTGGGACGGATGCTGCAACGGCTCGAAGCCCGTGAGGGCGGCCGCCACTCCGGAGACACCGAGCTCCAGGAGCGCGCCGTCGAGCTCGCCCGGCGCTACCTCGGCGGCACCGAGCTGCCCGACAGCGTCCGCTGGGTGGACAACCAGAACACGCGCTGGGGTTCGTGCACACCCGACACCCGTGCCATCCGCATCTCCCGCCGGCTCATGGGGATGCCCGCGTGGGTGGTCGACTACGTCCTCATCCACGAACTCGCGCACCTCTTCCACGCCGACCACGGCCGTGCCTTCTGGGCCCTGGTGCACCGATACCCCAAGGCGGACCGCGCCCGCGGCTACCTGGAGGGCTACAGCGCCGCCACCCGCACGGAGCCGTGCGGCCACGGCGGCGAGGGCACCGACCACGGACTCGACGACGGCGAGATCGCGCTGGACGACGACACCGACGGCCAGGGGAGCTGACCGTCGCGACGCACGGGGGGACATCGAAGCGGTCGCGCGTGCTCGGCACCGCCACGGCGAGCTGCGGGCTCGTCCTCCTCCTCGTGGTGGTCGTCCTTCTCGTCCGGGAGATCCGCCACGAGCCGCCGCCGCACGACCCGCCGCCCGTCGCGGAACAACGCGTCGGCATGACCGGCGGGGAGTTCACGCCGATGTCGGCCGTCGAGAGCGTCACCACCTTCCGCGCCACGGTCACCTCGGTGGGCACCGGGGTCGAGGGTCTGGAAGGCAGGAACGGACCCCTCACTCCCGACGGACAGTTCGTCGTCGTGCACCTGACGGTCAAGAACACGACCCGCTCCCCGACCCACGCCGGGGTCTCGGGATTCGACTTCGTGGACACGGACGGCGAGGTGGCCGCCCCGCACCGCGAGGCCACGACCGAGGCCATGGCGCTCAACGGCCTGCCGGTCGGCGGTGACCTGGAGTTGGGGCAGACCAAGTCGTACATCAACGTGTACGAGGTCGACGCCTCCGCCCGCCCGGCCGAACTCGTCGTCGAGGACGCGGACCTGTTCGGTCCGTCCACCATCGACATCGCGGGCTGACCGCGGCCGGCACTGCTCGGCGCACGCGGCCGACCCTCGCGGCCGGGCCGGACCGTGGAGTCCCGGGCCCCCGCCGCGGACGAAGGGAGTGCGGGCAGGGAACGCCCGGACCCGGTGGCCCTACCGGTGCGGCCCTACCGGCCGCGGCCCGCGCGGGCGCGGTGGTCGGCCACGGCCGCCGCGGCCTGACGGACCAGGTCACGGCAGGCGTCGTCGGACGGGTCCGGCACCGCGTCCACCGGGAACCAGCCGAGGTCGGTGGACTCGTCGGGGTCGCGGACCAGGACGGCGTCGGCCGGGGCCAGCACCGCGTAGCGCACGTCGAAGTGGACACTCCCGCCACCGCACGGCACCGGATGGCTGTCCAGCGACACCGGGCCCGGGAGCAGCTCCAGGCCCCGGATCCCGGTCTCCTCCTCCGCCTCGCGCAGGGCCGCGGCCGCCAGGTCGGCGTCGTCGGCCTCGCAGTGCCCTCCCGTCTGCAGCCACATCCCGAGGGCGCGGTGCAGGGTGAGCGCCACCCTGGAACCATCGGCGGAGATCACGGCGGAGCTGGCCGTCACGTGGCCGGGGCGGCAGGTCCGCCACATTGCGTCCTCGTGCTCGTCCAGGTGGGCCAGGTACTCCCGGCGCAGCCGCTCCTGCCTGGCGTCGGGCGCGGTCCACGCGCCCAGGACCGCCCGGGCGTCGGCGTGCAGCGACACTCAGGCGTCCTCTCCGCGGTCCGTGCCCGCGTCCCCGCCGTCGTCCGGCTTGTCGTCGGGCTTGTCACCGGGCTTCTCGCCGGTCAGCGTCGAGATGTCGAAGTCGGCGCCGCCGAACTCCCCACCGCTGACGAAGGCCTCCGGGTCGTCCAGGTCGGCACCGGTCGGCATCAGGTCCGGGTGCTGCCACACGGCGTCGCGCCCCTCGACACCGCGCTCGCGCTCCAGGGCGCTCCACAGCGCGGAGGCCTCGCGCAGCCGACGCGGCCGCAGCTCCAGGCCGACCAGTGCCGCGAAGGTGTGCTCGGCCGGCCCACCGGTGGCCCGGCGGCGCCGGGTGGTCTCCGCCAGCGCGTTGGCCTGCGGCAGCCGGTCGGCCACCGCGGCGGTCACCACGGTGGCCACCCAGCCCTCGATCAGGGCCAGAGCGGTCTCCAGCCGGCCCAAGGCGGCCTTCTGCTGCGGGGTGTCCTCCGGCTGGAACAGGCTCTCGCCGCCCACACCGCCGGACAGCGCCTCCTGGAGCGCCTCGGGGTTGGTGAGATCGATCTCCCCGAGCTTGTCCTCCAGGCCGCTGACGTCGAACGACATCCCTGCGGCGTACTCCTCCACGAGCCGGGACACGTGCGAGCGCAGCCACGGCACGTGCGAGTACAGCCGGTGGACGGCCGCCTCGCGGGCCGCGAGGTAGAGGCGCACCTCGTCGTCGGGGATCTCCAGGCCCTCGCTGAACCGGGCCACGCCCGGCGGCAGCAGGGCCGCGTTGCCCTCACCGGCCAGGGGGAGGCCGATGTCGGTGGTACCGGTCACCTCGCGGGCCAGTTCGCCGATGGCCTGGCCGGCCTGCTGGCCGACCATCATGCCGCCCATCTGCTGGACCATGCCCAGCAGCGGACCGGCCACGGACTGCATCTCCTCGGGCAGGTTCTGCCCCATGGCCTGGACCGTCTTGGACGTCAGCGGGTCGCACAGCTGCGCCCAGGAGTCCATCGTCTTCTCGATCCACTCCGACCGGCTCCAGGCCTGAGCGGTGTGGACGCCCGACGGCAGGTCGGTAGCCTGGTCGAGCCACAGGTCGGCGAGGCGCAGCGCCTCCTCGACCTTGGCGTAGTCGTGGGGCGGAATACTCGGGTCGCCGTGCTGGGACACCGTGTGCCGCGCGATGTTCTTGGCCATGTCCCAGTTGATCCCGGACGTGGAGGACGGCGATGCGCCGCCCCCGCCGCCGGGGCTCGGCTGTGCCGACATCATGTCGGCGAACTGGCGCAGCATGTCGGCCATCTGCTGCGGGTCGCCGAACGGGAAACCGTCCGGCGTTCCGGAGTCCCCCCCGCCCGGGCGGCCGCTGCCGGCACCCGAGCCGGAGCCGCCAGAGTGGCGTCCGGACTCGTCATCGGGATCGTTCGGCATGCTGAAACCGAAAGGCAGGTCGCTCACAATCAGACCTCAGGCAGGATTAGGTTTGGTCTCCACTGTCACGTTAGCTGGGAGTCGCCCGGAGTGAATACCGAAAGCAGCCAGGTTCGCCCAGAGCACAGCCCCTCCGATGGAGGCGGTGTGGTCGTGGCGGTCACCGGTGCCGCCTCCGGAGTGGGTCGGCTCCTCGTGCAACGCCTGGCCACTCCGGATGGTTCCACGGCCCCGCGGGAGATCGTGGCCATCGACGAGGAGTTCGCCGACCTGCGCGGCGTCACGTGGCGGATCGCCGACGTGTGCGACCCCGGGCTGGTCTCCCGGCTCGGCGGTGTCGACGTCCTCGTGCACACCGCCGACGACCGCTCGCCCGACACCCGCCCGGCCGACCGGCGCGCGCACAACATCCGCGCGGCCCAGACCGTCCTGACCGCCGCGGCGGCCTCGGGCATCCCGCGCGTCATCCTGGTCACCAGCACGATGGTCTACGGCGCCGCGCCCGACTCCCCCGTCCCCCTGCCCGAGGACGCCCCGCGCGTGTCGGACAACAGCGAGGGCCTGATGGGGGACTTCGCCGAGGTCGAGGCCCTGGCCGAACGCGCCCGCCGCGCCCACCCCAGCCTCGCGGTGACCGTCGTGCGCCCCGCGCCGCTGGTCGGGCCGGAGCTCGACACCCTGTTCAGCCGCCACTTCTCGGCGCCGCGCCTGCTCACCGTCAAGGGCCACCGGCAGCACTGGCAGTTCTGCCACGAGGACGACCTCACCAGCGCGCTGGCCTTCTGCGCGCTGCACGGCGTCGACGGCCCCGACGGCGCGCTCGCGGTCGCCAGCGAGGGCTCGCTGACCCAGGAGGAGGTCGAGGACATCACCGGGATGAAGCACTTCGAGGTCCCCGCCAACCTGGCCTTCGGCGCGATCCGCCGCCTCCACCAGGCCCGCATCACCCCGGCCGCGGAGGGCGAGCTGAAGTTCCTCGTCTACCCCTGCGTGGTGGACTGCGGGTCCCTGCGCGAGGCCGGATGGAAGCCGGGCCACGACAACGGGGAGGCCCTGGAGGTGCTGATGGCCTCCAAGAGCGGCAAGCACGCGCTCGTGGGCCGCAGCCTCGGCCGCAAGGAGGTCACCATCACCGCGGCCGGTGCGGCCGGCGCCGCGGCGGCCGCCATCGGCACCGCCGCCGCCATCCGCCACCTGCGCCGCCGCAAGGGCGGCTGAGCCGGACCGCCGACCGGTCCGCTCTCGCGCGGAGGAACCCCAGGTTGATACGGTCATGGTGTGGAAGAGATCACCATTGCAGCCGTACGCGAGACCCCGCTGTCCGTGGACGAGGTCCTGGACGCCGTGACCGACGAGCGCGCGGGCGGTACCGCCGTGTTCATCGGGACCGTGCGCGACCACGACCACGGCCGTGACGTGGCCGCACTCGCCTACTCGGCGCACCCCACCGTGGAGGCGCAGCTGCGCGTCATCATGGAGAAGGTGCTCAGCGACACCTCCGCCCCCGGCCGCCCGGTCCTGCGCATGGCCGCGGTGCACCGCGTCGGCCAGCTGGGGATCGGCGACAAGGCGGTGGTCGTGGCGGCCGCCGCCGCGCACCGGCAGGAGGCCTTCGAGGCCTGCCGCCGCCTCATCGACGACCTCAAGGCCCAGGTGCCCATCTGGAAGCACCAGTCCTTCGAGGACGGCGCCGACGAATGGGTCGGGGAGTCGGGCGCCCCTTAGACGCGCCCTTCGCGCCTTCTGGTGCACTCCCTCGTTCCTCGGGAGTGCACCTCCAGGCCCTTTAGGACCCGTCGGCGCCCTCTCTGTGCTTTCTTGGGGCCTCCGCTCGTGCCCACGCCGTCGCCCGCCACCACCCTCAACGGACGCCTGCGGCGCAGTCCTTCTAGCTTTGGCCCGTGCTCGTGCGCCCCTTAGACGGGGCCTTCGCGCCTTCTGGTGCGCTCCCTCGTTCCTCGGGAGTGCACCTCCAGGCCCTCCGGACGCGTCGGCGCCCTCGCCGTACTCTCCGGCGTCCTCGCAGGCTCGGACGCGGGGCGCCGAGTAGCCAGTGTTCTTCGTCGTCGACTTGCCTTGCTCGCAAGCTCGCTGCGGCGCCGTCTCCTCCTGCAGAACACTGGCGCGCCCCTCGCGAACCCCCCAGCGGTCCCCATCGCTGAACGGCCTACCTTTCACCCTCTCGGGTTGAGGTAGGCCGTCTCCTGCAGCTCCAACCCGCTGGGCACCCCATCGCTGGACGGCTTCCCTCTGACGCATCTGGGCTGGGCCGTGTCGTGTGGCTTCGGCCCGCTGGCTCTGAGGTAGGGGATTGAGCGTGCACACATGGGTCTGCGTGAATCCCTGGGGTGAGAGGTCAGCGGTTTTGCTCAGGGGACCACAGGGGGTTAGGCGTGAGCGATGTGTGCGTGGGGGCCACAGGGGGGTTGATCGGGCCAAAGCGAGGAACGAGCGGCGGCCCAAGGCAAGCACAGGTGTGAGGGGCGCGCCGGGCCTGCAGGAGGAGTCTCTGCCGCCAGCGAGCTTGCGAGCCAGGCAGTAGCGACGACGAAGGCCCGGCGTGAAGCGCCCCGAACACAAGCGAGCACCATAAGGTGTGCTTCATGGTTCGTCGTGTCATGACCCTCGTTGTCGCGCTCGTCCTCCTGGTGGGGATCGGGGCCGCCGGTCTGCTGCTTCCCCTGCCCTACCTCGTGGCCGCGCCCGGCGTCACGGTCAACACGGTCGGGGAGCTGCGGGGCGAACCCGTCATCACCGTCGAGGGCGCCGACAGCTACGTGCACGACGAGGGATCGCTCTCCATGGTCACCGTCCAGTACGCGGGCGGACCCGACCACCGGCTCAACTTCTTCACGCTGGTCACCGCCTGGCTCTCGCCCACGCAGGCGGTGCTGCCCGAGGAACTGCTGTTCCCGGCGGGCCGGTCGCCGGAGGAGGTCAGCGAGCGCCAGTCGGTGCAGATGAACGACTCCCAGACCGACGCGACGGCCGCCGCGCTCAGCCAGCTCGACATCGACTACGACGCCGTCCCCCAGGTCGCCGAGACCGTCGAGGACATGCCGGCGCACGGAGTCGTCGAGCCGGGCGACGTCATCGTCGCGGTCGACGGCCGCACCGTTCCCACCAGCGCCTCCGGCGACGACCCCGAGGAACTCGTGGGCAGCGCCGCCGTCGTGGAGTGGGTGAGCTCGCGCGAGCCGGGCGACCCGGTGGAGCTCACGCTGGACCGCGGCGGCGAGACCGTCGACGTGGAGCTGGAGACCCGCCGGGGCGAGAACGGCGCCGCCGTCGGCGTGCTCATCGCCGACGACATGGACTTCCCGCTCGAAGTGGAGATCTCCGTCGGCGACATCGGCGGGCCCAGCGCCGGCATGATGTTCTCCCTCGGCATCATGGACCGCCTCACCGAGGAGAGCCTCACCGGCGGGGCGCACATCGCCGGTTCGGGCACCATCACCTCCGCCGGGCAGGTCGGCGGCATCAGCGGCATCCCGCAGAAGATGGTGAGCGCCCGGCGGGACGGGGCCGAGTACTTCCTCGTCGCCGCCGAGAGCTGTTCACAGGTCTTCCAGTCGGACGCCTACGAGGACCTCGAAGTGGTGCGGGTGGAGACCCTCACCGACGCGGTCGGGGCCCTGGAGACCATCCGCACCGGCGAGGGCGAGCTTCCCCGCTGCCAGGAGTGAGCTCAGGACCCGGACGACTCGTCCAGGTCCAGGGTGAGGGCGAGCGCGGACGTCAGGGCCGGGATCAGGTCGGCGCCGTTGAGCACCTCCGACTCGGAGTCGTGGCTGCGCATGCGCATCGCGCAGTGCCGCGAGCCGTCCCGCATCACGCCCGCGACCATGCGGATCTCCTCGGTCTCGCGACCGGAGGCGGCGGGGTCCTCGCCCGCGGCGAGGGTCTCGTCGGAGCCCTTCACCGCCAGGCGCTCCATGACCAGGGCGCACCCGGCCACGCCCTCCGGCCACAGGATGCGGCCGAGCGCCTCCTCCAGCGGGACGTCCTGCGGCAGCGGGTCCTGCTCCACCGGGGTCAGCTCGCCCGGGTCGGTGGGGGAGTCGATCCCCAGCAGGTTCGCCAGCGCCGGCTCCGCCTTCAACAGGTCGGCGGTGGGCACCAGGGCGTACAGCCCCAGCGGCCGGTCCCAGCCCTGTTCGGCTGCGTGGCGTTCGAGGTCCATGACGGCTTCGCGAATGTTCGACACGCTTCCATAGTGGCCCATGTGCGAACCTCGCCGCTCCGGTTCCCGGACAGTAGGGTCGCTCACATGGTCGGCCGACGGATGGATGCACCTCTGATACACCACCGATGCCGCCTTGTCACCGGGTGCGGGGTGATTTCGGGAACCCGGCGGCCACCGCATAAGTTCTCAGTGATGAAGGCGCCCCACGCGCACCGAACGCACCTACCAAGCCAGAACGAGGGGGAGGCGTGAGCTTCCGATCGCCCGGCGCACCACCTGCGCGTATGCCTCGCCGATCAAGGTTGCTCGCGCCTGTCGCGGCGACCGTGGTCGTCATCATCGCGGCGCTGATGTTCGCCGCGAACTTCTGGACCGACTACAAGTGGTTCAACGCCGTCGGGTTCTCCACGGTCTTCCTGACCGAACTGTGGACCCGAGTCCTGCTGTTCGCCGTCGCGGCCCTGGTCATGGCCATCATCGTCGGCGCCAGCATCTTCTTCGCCTACCGGGCCCGGCCCGGTGTGCGCCCCATGAGCCTGGAGCAGCAGGGGCTGGACCGCTACCGGCAGTCCATCGACCCGCACCGCAAGCTCTTCTTCTGGATCGCGGTCGGCGCCCTCGCGCTGCTGGCGGGAGCCGCGGCCGGCGGTGACTGGCGTGCCTACCTGCAGTTCGTCAACTCCGTCGACTTCGGTACGGCCGACCCCGAGTTCGGGATGGACGTCGCGTTCTTCGCGTTCACCTACCCGTTCCTG from Nocardiopsis aegyptia harbors:
- a CDS encoding WhiB family transcriptional regulator, which produces MLASVLETPWLGDTNVPCRTEPDLFFAEAPADVEAAKAVCGACPVREQCLADALDRKEPWGVWGGQLLVAGQVVARKRPRGRPRKNPAPVAA
- a CDS encoding mycoredoxin; the encoded protein is MTTTATDQFTMYTTPWCGYCKRLKSQLAREGITGREVNIEEHPESAEFVMKVNGGNQTVPTVVFSDGAAMTNPSLAQVKKKLAELA
- a CDS encoding NUDIX domain-containing protein, translating into MSLHADARAVLGAWTAPDARQERLRREYLAHLDEHEDAMWRTCRPGHVTASSAVISADGSRVALTLHRALGMWLQTGGHCEADDADLAAAALREAEEETGIRGLELLPGPVSLDSHPVPCGGGSVHFDVRYAVLAPADAVLVRDPDESTDLGWFPVDAVPDPSDDACRDLVRQAAAAVADHRARAGRGR
- the tesB gene encoding acyl-CoA thioesterase II; the encoded protein is MSEIAEGQGRGQSLDDLLAVLDLERIEVNIFRGSSPEEGPQRVFGGLVAGQALVAAGRTAPEDRYVHSLHAYFIRPGDPSVPIVYEVDRVRDGRSFTTRRVVAVQHGKPIFTLSASFHKEEPGLDHQIPMPDVPPPEELPSTRERLQEAFGKLPGFVTWHPIELRPTGPLSFEAERDPRLRTATNPVWLKVDGKLPDDRLTQVCLMTYASDMTLLDTVLLRHGRSFAGISMASLDHAMWFHRPFRADEWLLYAQETPTAQGARGLARGLVYTREGELVCSVVQEGMIRVIDAEGWS
- a CDS encoding ATP-dependent DNA helicase UvrD2, producing the protein MDPDRVLEGLDPEQTQAARALRGPVCILAGAGTGKTRAITHRIAHAVASGVVSEQQILAVTFTARAAGEMRGRLRGLGAPRVQARTFHSAALRQLSFFWPQVVGGPQPTLIESKIQAVSRAANSVGVQPDRTGLRDLASEIEWAKVTQVRPTDYERTTTKQGRQTPLPAAEVARVFEAYEELRREHNLLDFESMLELTAGMITEYPAIAQRVRDQYRYFVVDEFQDVNPLQKLLLDAWLGDRDDLCVVGDPSQTIYSFAGATPGYLTGFGARYPHATVVELVRDYRSTPQVVRVANHVIAQARGTTSAKHLTLRAQRPDGPDPMYKEYDDEPAEATGVARQIAVMLEGGTPAGEIAVLVRTNSQSAAYEQALSDEGVPFTVRGTARFFERPEIKKAVHTLRGARHEVAGEESEPLVATVRQLLGPLGLTEAAPEGRQARERWESLSALAQLAEDMAATAGARGRPATMADFVDELDTRMATEHAPGFEGVTIASLHSAKGLEWDAVFLVGLTEGMMPIIYAETDEQVEEERRLFYVGVTRARESLSMSWSLSRSPGGRRTRKPSRFLDGLRPASPSTSSRRADRRKGGVSRCRVCGTSLSDAAERKLGRCLDCPSSYDEALLERLRDWRRTSAQDQKVPAYVIFTDATLQAIAEQEPSSVAQLSAVSGVGAVKLDRYGEAVLALVAGAEAADVVADGAGPGADVEESTHE
- a CDS encoding DUF4352 domain-containing protein; the protein is MLGTATASCGLVLLLVVVVLLVREIRHEPPPHDPPPVAEQRVGMTGGEFTPMSAVESVTTFRATVTSVGTGVEGLEGRNGPLTPDGQFVVVHLTVKNTTRSPTHAGVSGFDFVDTDGEVAAPHREATTEAMALNGLPVGGDLELGQTKSYINVYEVDASARPAELVVEDADLFGPSTIDIAG
- a CDS encoding ANTAR domain-containing protein; translation: MRSHDMAVAGGADVGVVRRTPTGWRVGAAQEVPDLVSAMVLADLLTSEAGVPQPRAQAPGRAPEDASEVERLRHTIAQLEHALHSRVVVEQAIGVLAERHTMAPREAFERLRSSARSRGRKVADLARDVVESSTSPLTTLPDELDGTTPR
- a CDS encoding M48 metallopeptidase family protein, which codes for MPSNTKIEVRRSPRRRRTVSAYRDGDTTVVLVPATFSRAEEKRWVGRMLQRLEAREGGRHSGDTELQERAVELARRYLGGTELPDSVRWVDNQNTRWGSCTPDTRAIRISRRLMGMPAWVVDYVLIHELAHLFHADHGRAFWALVHRYPKADRARGYLEGYSAATRTEPCGHGGEGTDHGLDDGEIALDDDTDGQGS